In the genome of Hymenobacter taeanensis, one region contains:
- a CDS encoding MBOAT family O-acyltransferase codes for MVFSSSLFLFYFLPGFLLLYLLAPTRLKNAVALVASLLFYAWGGLNFLALFLASVVLNFSLIRLMDAAVDWQKRIYLTVSILLNVGMLFYFKYANFFLENLSEVKSAVGGEALHWRQVVLPIGISFFTFEKLTYSIDVYRGVNKPLRSFWDFLLYIMLFPKMIAGPIVRFQEIAGQLQDRSAFDTVDQKLAGLFRFGLGLAKKVLIANALGQEADRIFGLAPADVSAPLAWLGAVAYTFQIYFDFSGYSDMAIGLGRLMGFQFPENFNNPYISRSITEFWQRWHITLGRWMRDYLYIPLGGNRVKPARLYLNLWTVFLLSGFWHGAAWNFIAWGAYHGLFLILDRLFLLRLSRRLGVLSIVPTFLITMVGWVLFRAESLSAALTFIGRMFSAEWPRVLPDLSREFWATLGLASVCAFMAALPPVERWEMNWLTAEPMPLRRAVGLGLLTAVLLVLSASYVISGSFNPFIYFRF; via the coding sequence ATGGTATTCAGTAGTTCGCTGTTTCTCTTCTATTTTCTGCCCGGTTTTCTGCTGCTGTACCTGCTGGCGCCTACTCGCCTCAAAAACGCAGTGGCGCTGGTGGCCAGCCTGTTGTTCTATGCCTGGGGTGGGCTCAACTTTCTGGCGCTGTTTCTGGCCTCGGTGGTGCTTAACTTCTCTCTTATCAGGCTAATGGATGCGGCAGTTGACTGGCAGAAGCGCATCTACCTGACAGTTAGCATCCTGCTCAATGTGGGCATGCTCTTTTACTTCAAATACGCCAACTTCTTTCTGGAGAACCTGAGCGAGGTAAAATCGGCGGTGGGTGGTGAGGCCCTGCACTGGCGGCAGGTGGTACTGCCCATTGGTATTTCCTTTTTCACCTTCGAGAAGCTTACTTACTCCATTGATGTATACCGAGGCGTAAATAAGCCCCTGCGCAGCTTCTGGGACTTCCTGCTCTACATTATGCTCTTCCCGAAGATGATTGCCGGGCCCATTGTGCGCTTCCAAGAAATTGCGGGGCAGCTGCAAGACCGCTCCGCCTTCGATACCGTGGATCAGAAACTGGCGGGCCTGTTCCGATTTGGTCTGGGCCTGGCCAAAAAAGTACTCATTGCCAATGCCCTAGGCCAGGAGGCCGACCGAATTTTCGGGCTGGCTCCCGCTGATGTTTCGGCGCCGCTGGCGTGGCTGGGTGCCGTGGCCTACACCTTCCAGATCTACTTCGACTTCTCCGGCTACTCCGATATGGCCATTGGCCTGGGCCGCCTCATGGGCTTCCAGTTTCCGGAGAACTTCAACAACCCCTATATCTCTCGTTCCATCACGGAGTTCTGGCAGCGCTGGCACATCACGCTCGGGCGCTGGATGCGCGACTACCTCTACATTCCGCTTGGGGGGAACCGCGTGAAGCCTGCCCGGCTCTACCTCAACCTCTGGACGGTGTTTCTGCTCTCGGGCTTCTGGCACGGCGCGGCCTGGAACTTCATTGCCTGGGGTGCCTACCACGGACTGTTCCTGATCCTCGACCGTCTGTTTCTGCTGCGCCTTTCGCGCCGGCTGGGCGTGCTGAGCATCGTGCCCACCTTCCTGATTACAATGGTGGGTTGGGTGCTCTTTCGGGCCGAAAGCTTAAGCGCGGCCCTAACCTTTATCGGCCGTATGTTCTCGGCAGAGTGGCCTAGGGTTCTACCCGACCTCTCCCGGGAGTTCTGGGCGACGCTAGGTTTAGCTAGTGTTTGTGCATTTATGGCAGCCTTGCCACCCGTAGAGCGCTGGGAGATGAACTGGCTGACGGCTGAACCAATGCCGCTACGGCGCGCCGTGGGGCTCGGCCTGCTCACGGCAGTATTACTGGTACTAAGCGCGAGCTACGTGATTAGTGGCTCATTCAACCCCTTCATTTACTTCCGCTTCTAA
- a CDS encoding PAS domain-containing hybrid sensor histidine kinase/response regulator: MQHPHSSPDTLALTEQLEQERQARRTAEQQVHDLKRQLAASQRVAQRMTSGIARFTQNLRIAVLAVRRNGSVALVNQELCEVFELEQDATAFQDQAVQPLLAQMETRCAEPAQAAARLAALRAEGQRALGETLRLADGSVLEFDYIPLSGQEELLPNGYLLSFRDVTQARRTEQYMNSLSRIPGQNPNPVLRLHADGHLLYANPAADEMRREYLTPWQDLEFASALRKAVARALVDSSYTQEEVAFAGKCHQLAIATFVEDQYVNLYFTDISELKDAEQKLGEQREFYETILNKLPADVAVFDADHRYRFVNPAAIPDPALRHWIIGHDDFEYAAHTQQPVTVAQKRRARFQKAVQQQGVLAWEEALSNENGFKLALRHMQPVFGPDNELRLVIGYGIDITDRHEAEEELRRSEARLQEQQEFVRQVVDTTSSIIWVASEDGTIQFDNQAFRELRAVGNHRSVDRNDPTDPVAAEARRHYGIIEQVVRTQEELAYESSFTQMDGTVRWFQTIVRPLHRADGSINVLGVSTDITEMKAARGTLERSAKQYRDLMHYSQALICTHNLNGEVLYVNPAAAQLVGVTPELLVGRTLHQVLAPELHRQLNEYLELVAQQQEATGLLTLRGPDGRPHHLIYDNYRVDEEGETPYVIAYGQEITERLLAEQELRRAKEAAENTAMAKENFLANMSHEIRTPINGILGMAGLLAKTPLNPVQQEHLRILRSSGRHLLTVINDVLDVAKIESGKLELEQVPFDIEQSIREATQTLAFRAEEKGLGFVLVLPALADSVVIGDSGRINQIVLNLLSNALKFTTHGRVTLAARVLEDTATTLGLEFSVQDTGIGIAPEKLETIFESFSQAYADISRRFGGTGLGLTISRRLIEQLGGRMWVTSELGQGSTFYFSLTLPKAGQALPAPVPLAPLNYANLRGTRILLVEDHPVNQQLVQLILDSWEVETHVASDGLEALQQLEARLYDVVLMDIQMPGMSGLDVTHRLRQHPDPLRANSPIIALTANVMRTDDEIYRKAGLDYLSKPFEEDDLFRKIEANLRPERVAALEAKPLPAATPAVAASPASAQAGLSNLLTESSLFDLNRLRETAHGSTIFMDKILASFRTHTPPAIARLREAAAASDWLSVGEVVHKMRPSIQLLNIHSAQPDVALLEPLSRPLPEGSTMPEPSQLAPAVARLTALLEEVVETLPLALTT; this comes from the coding sequence ATGCAACACCCACACAGCAGTCCGGATACTCTGGCTCTCACGGAGCAGCTAGAGCAAGAGCGACAGGCCCGGCGAACGGCAGAACAGCAGGTCCACGACTTAAAGCGGCAGCTTGCTGCTTCTCAGCGAGTAGCCCAGCGCATGACTAGTGGCATTGCTCGCTTTACCCAAAACCTGCGCATTGCGGTGCTGGCCGTGCGCCGTAACGGGTCAGTAGCCTTAGTCAACCAGGAGCTTTGTGAGGTGTTTGAGCTGGAACAGGATGCCACTGCGTTTCAGGATCAGGCCGTTCAGCCGCTGCTGGCGCAAATGGAAACCCGTTGCGCCGAGCCTGCCCAGGCCGCGGCCCGCCTGGCCGCGCTCCGCGCTGAGGGGCAACGGGCGCTGGGAGAAACCTTGCGGCTAGCCGATGGAAGTGTACTGGAGTTTGACTACATCCCTTTAAGCGGACAAGAGGAGCTTCTGCCAAATGGCTACCTGCTTTCCTTCCGCGACGTAACTCAGGCGCGGCGCACGGAGCAGTACATGAACTCCCTTTCCCGCATTCCGGGGCAAAACCCCAACCCCGTGTTGCGCCTGCACGCCGATGGGCACCTGCTGTATGCTAACCCCGCCGCCGATGAGATGCGGCGCGAATACCTCACGCCCTGGCAAGATCTGGAGTTTGCCTCCGCCCTGCGCAAGGCCGTGGCGCGAGCCCTCGTTGACAGCAGCTACACGCAGGAAGAGGTGGCATTTGCCGGCAAGTGCCACCAGCTGGCCATCGCCACGTTTGTGGAAGACCAGTATGTGAACCTTTACTTCACGGATATCTCGGAGCTGAAAGACGCCGAGCAGAAACTGGGGGAGCAGCGTGAGTTTTATGAAACCATTCTTAACAAGCTTCCCGCCGACGTAGCCGTGTTCGATGCCGACCACCGCTACCGTTTTGTGAACCCCGCCGCCATTCCGGACCCCGCGCTGCGGCACTGGATCATTGGGCACGACGATTTTGAGTACGCCGCTCACACGCAGCAGCCTGTTACTGTTGCTCAAAAGCGCCGCGCCCGTTTTCAGAAGGCTGTGCAGCAGCAGGGTGTACTAGCCTGGGAAGAAGCTTTATCAAATGAAAACGGCTTTAAATTAGCGCTGCGCCATATGCAGCCCGTTTTTGGGCCTGATAACGAGCTCAGGCTGGTCATTGGCTACGGCATTGACATCACTGACCGCCATGAGGCGGAGGAAGAATTGCGCCGCAGTGAGGCGCGCCTGCAGGAACAGCAGGAGTTTGTGCGGCAGGTAGTAGACACTACCTCCAGCATTATTTGGGTAGCCAGCGAAGACGGGACCATTCAGTTTGACAATCAGGCCTTCCGGGAGCTCCGAGCGGTGGGCAACCACCGCTCCGTAGACCGCAACGACCCCACCGACCCGGTGGCAGCCGAGGCCCGGCGGCACTATGGCATTATTGAGCAAGTGGTTCGCACCCAGGAGGAACTGGCCTACGAAAGCTCCTTCACCCAGATGGATGGTACGGTTAGATGGTTCCAAACCATAGTGCGCCCCCTGCACCGCGCCGATGGCAGCATAAACGTGCTGGGCGTGAGCACCGATATCACGGAAATGAAGGCGGCCCGCGGCACGTTGGAACGTAGCGCCAAGCAGTACCGCGACCTGATGCACTATTCGCAGGCCCTGATCTGTACGCATAACTTAAATGGAGAGGTGCTCTACGTAAACCCCGCGGCAGCTCAGCTGGTGGGGGTTACGCCGGAGTTGCTGGTAGGCCGCACTCTACATCAGGTATTGGCCCCGGAGCTGCACCGCCAACTGAACGAGTACCTGGAGCTAGTAGCCCAACAGCAGGAAGCCACCGGCCTCCTGACCTTACGGGGCCCTGACGGTCGGCCTCATCATCTCATCTACGATAACTACCGGGTAGATGAAGAAGGCGAAACGCCCTACGTAATTGCCTACGGCCAGGAAATTACGGAGCGCTTGCTGGCTGAGCAGGAACTCCGCCGGGCCAAGGAGGCCGCCGAAAACACGGCCATGGCCAAGGAAAACTTCCTGGCCAACATGAGCCACGAAATTCGGACGCCCATCAATGGCATTCTGGGCATGGCTGGCTTACTGGCCAAAACGCCGCTGAACCCGGTGCAACAGGAGCACCTGCGCATTTTGCGCAGCTCTGGCCGACACCTGCTCACGGTAATCAATGATGTGCTGGACGTAGCCAAGATTGAGTCAGGCAAGCTGGAGCTAGAGCAGGTACCGTTTGATATTGAGCAATCCATCAGGGAGGCCACGCAAACCTTAGCGTTCCGGGCTGAGGAAAAAGGCCTCGGTTTTGTGCTGGTGCTACCAGCGCTGGCCGATTCGGTGGTAATCGGTGACTCGGGCCGCATCAACCAAATTGTGCTTAACCTGCTCTCCAATGCGCTCAAGTTTACTACGCACGGCCGGGTAACGCTGGCAGCCCGCGTACTGGAAGACACGGCCACCACCTTGGGGCTGGAGTTTAGCGTACAGGATACCGGCATCGGGATTGCCCCGGAAAAGCTGGAAACCATTTTTGAAAGCTTCTCTCAAGCCTACGCTGATATCTCGCGGCGCTTTGGCGGCACGGGGCTGGGGCTAACCATCAGCCGCCGCCTGATTGAGCAGCTAGGCGGCCGCATGTGGGTAACCAGTGAGCTAGGCCAGGGCAGCACGTTCTACTTCTCCCTCACGCTACCCAAAGCAGGCCAGGCATTGCCGGCACCGGTACCGCTGGCTCCCTTAAATTACGCTAACCTCCGGGGCACCCGTATTTTACTCGTGGAAGACCACCCCGTAAACCAGCAATTGGTGCAACTGATTCTAGACAGTTGGGAGGTAGAAACCCATGTAGCTTCCGACGGCCTAGAAGCGCTGCAGCAGTTAGAGGCGCGCCTCTATGACGTGGTGCTCATGGACATACAAATGCCGGGCATGAGTGGCCTAGATGTAACCCACCGCCTGCGGCAGCACCCCGATCCGCTCCGGGCTAACTCACCCATCATTGCTCTAACAGCCAACGTGATGCGCACCGATGATGAAATCTATAGGAAGGCGGGGCTCGATTACCTTTCCAAGCCTTTTGAGGAGGACGACCTCTTCCGAAAAATAGAAGCCAATCTGCGCCCAGAGCGGGTAGCCGCACTAGAAGCCAAGCCCTTGCCTGCGGCCACTCCGGCAGTGGCAGCCTCACCGGCTTCGGCACAAGCCGGGCTCAGTAATTTACTTACAGAGTCTTCGCTATTTGATTTGAACCGATTGCGCGAAACTGCGCATGGCAGTACCATCTTTATGGATAAGATTCTGGCCTCTTTCCGGACGCATACTCCGCCGGCCATTGCCCGCCTGCGTGAAGCCGCCGCCGCCTCCGACTGGCTTAGTGTAGGGGAAGTAGTACACAAAATGCGCCCCTCCATTCAGCTACTCAACATCCATAGTGCTCAGCCCGATGTGGCACTTCTGGAACCGCTCTCCCGCCCCCTGCCAGAAGGCAGCACAATGCCTGAACCCAGCCAGCTGGCCCCCGCCGTAGCTCGCTTAACGGCGCTGCTGGAAGAAGTAGTGGAAACTCTGCCACTGGCGCTAACAACTTAG
- the asnS gene encoding asparagine--tRNA ligase: MSDLRRSSVQDLLHSTELDREVLVRGWVRTRRGNKYVQFIAVNDGSGFNSIQVVANAEQFPEEKLKADGVENGAAVQVRGQLVASQGKGQSVEIQASEISVYGKADTETYPLQKKGHSLEFLREIAHLRPRTNTFGAVLRIRHAMAFAVHQYFNDHGFYYVHTPIITGSDAEGAGQMFRVTTLPDQNPPLTEDKTGVDYKQDFFGKQTNLTVSGQLEGEIAAMALGKVYTFGPTFRAENSNTARHLAEFWMIEPEVAFNDLQDNMDLAEDFLRYLVRYALKNCQDDLKFLNEQYDKELLTRLQFVVDNEFQRLNYTEAVEILKTAKQKFEFPVDWGTDLQSEHERYLVEKHFKKPVILTNYPKDIKAFYMKLNDDGKTVRAMDVLFPGIGEIIGGSEREESLEKLTQRMAEMNVPEHDLWWYLELRKYGTAPHSGFGLGFERLILFVTGMANIRDVIPFPRFPKSAEF, encoded by the coding sequence ATGTCCGACCTTAGAAGATCCAGCGTGCAGGACTTGCTCCATAGCACCGAGCTGGACCGCGAAGTGCTGGTACGCGGCTGGGTACGCACCCGCCGCGGCAACAAATACGTGCAGTTTATCGCCGTGAATGACGGCTCCGGCTTTAATTCCATTCAGGTGGTAGCCAATGCCGAGCAGTTCCCCGAGGAAAAGCTGAAGGCCGACGGCGTGGAAAATGGTGCTGCCGTGCAAGTACGCGGTCAGCTGGTGGCTTCGCAGGGCAAAGGGCAGTCGGTGGAGATTCAGGCCTCGGAGATTTCGGTGTACGGTAAGGCCGATACGGAAACCTACCCGCTCCAGAAGAAAGGCCACTCGCTGGAGTTCCTGCGCGAAATTGCCCACCTGCGCCCCCGCACCAACACCTTCGGGGCGGTGCTGCGCATACGGCACGCCATGGCCTTTGCGGTACACCAGTACTTCAACGACCACGGCTTCTACTACGTGCATACGCCCATTATCACGGGCTCGGATGCTGAGGGTGCCGGCCAGATGTTCCGCGTAACCACGCTGCCCGACCAGAACCCACCTCTCACGGAGGACAAGACCGGCGTAGATTACAAGCAGGACTTCTTCGGTAAGCAAACCAACCTGACCGTATCGGGGCAGCTTGAGGGCGAAATTGCGGCTATGGCGCTGGGCAAGGTGTACACCTTCGGCCCCACGTTCCGGGCTGAAAACTCCAACACGGCCCGCCACCTGGCGGAGTTCTGGATGATTGAGCCCGAAGTGGCCTTCAACGACCTGCAGGACAACATGGACCTGGCTGAGGATTTCCTTCGCTACCTGGTGCGCTACGCCCTCAAGAACTGCCAGGACGACCTCAAGTTCCTCAATGAGCAGTACGATAAGGAATTGCTCACGCGCCTGCAGTTTGTGGTGGACAATGAGTTCCAGCGCCTAAACTACACCGAGGCGGTAGAAATTCTGAAGACTGCGAAGCAGAAGTTCGAATTCCCCGTGGATTGGGGCACCGACCTGCAGAGCGAGCATGAGCGCTACCTAGTAGAGAAGCACTTCAAGAAGCCGGTTATCCTGACCAACTACCCCAAGGATATCAAGGCCTTCTACATGAAGCTCAACGACGACGGCAAAACCGTGCGCGCCATGGACGTGCTGTTCCCGGGCATCGGCGAAATCATCGGTGGCTCGGAGCGCGAGGAAAGCCTGGAGAAACTCACCCAGCGCATGGCCGAAATGAACGTGCCCGAGCATGATCTGTGGTGGTACCTAGAGCTGCGCAAGTACGGCACCGCGCCCCACTCCGGCTTCGGTCTGGGCTTCGAGCGCCTCATCCTGTTCGTAACCGGCATGGCCAACATCCGCGACGTAATCCCCTTCCCCCGCTTCCCCAAAAGCGCGGAGTTTTAA
- the rpoN gene encoding RNA polymerase factor sigma-54 translates to MQRLDMKQLLSQKLSPQQIQFIKLLQIPTAELEARIKEELEVNPALEEGDDNEEYEEEERSDDSDDEDYDDPDSEFDNDDNTLDEDFRDEQGEEQPEIEIPVKDEEPTDTKESSSEEDLDLSDYLNDDEIAGYKMQGDGPGEDEDDREMPLADTSGSLIDSLLDQLGFASLDEKQEAIGRQLIGSIDGDGYIRRDLSAIANDLAFSQNIEATVPEVEAVLHVVQSFDPAGIGARDLQECLLLQLERRPQDDITEHAERILNETFDEFTKKHYQRIQQRLDLEDEEIKEAIALILKLNPKPGGTGPVGMGKVQYIIPDFILTHDNGQFNLTLNSRNAPDLRVSPAYTEMFQAYDKASKKDKKMKEAVTFVKQKLDSARWFIDAIRQRQNTLLRTMDSIVRYQRDFFQDGDESKLRPMILKDIATEIGMDISTVSRVANSKSVQTEFGIYPLKYFFSEGIATDSGEDASSREVKHILKEIIEGEKKDRPLSDDKLEKMLNARGYNIARRTVAKYREQLNIPVARLRKEL, encoded by the coding sequence ATGCAACGACTGGACATGAAGCAGCTTCTCTCGCAGAAGCTGTCACCCCAACAGATACAATTTATTAAGCTGCTGCAGATTCCGACGGCAGAGCTGGAAGCCCGCATCAAAGAAGAGCTGGAAGTAAACCCGGCCCTGGAGGAAGGCGACGACAACGAGGAGTACGAGGAGGAGGAGCGCTCCGATGACAGCGACGACGAGGACTACGACGACCCCGACTCGGAGTTTGATAACGACGATAACACGCTCGACGAGGACTTCCGCGACGAGCAGGGCGAAGAGCAGCCCGAGATAGAAATCCCAGTTAAGGATGAGGAGCCCACCGACACGAAGGAATCGTCTTCGGAAGAGGACCTCGACCTGAGCGACTACCTCAACGACGACGAAATAGCCGGCTACAAAATGCAGGGCGACGGCCCCGGCGAGGATGAGGACGACCGGGAAATGCCCCTGGCCGATACCAGCGGCTCGCTCATCGACAGCCTGCTGGACCAGTTGGGCTTCGCCAGCCTCGATGAAAAGCAGGAAGCCATCGGCCGCCAGCTCATCGGCTCCATCGACGGCGACGGCTACATCCGCCGCGACCTGTCGGCCATTGCCAACGACCTGGCTTTCTCGCAGAACATTGAGGCTACGGTGCCCGAGGTAGAGGCCGTGCTGCACGTGGTGCAGTCGTTTGACCCCGCCGGAATTGGTGCCCGCGACCTGCAGGAGTGCCTGCTGCTGCAACTAGAGCGCCGCCCGCAGGATGATATTACTGAGCACGCCGAGCGCATCCTAAACGAGACCTTCGACGAGTTTACCAAGAAGCACTACCAGCGCATTCAGCAGCGCCTTGACCTGGAAGACGAGGAAATTAAGGAAGCTATTGCCCTGATTCTGAAGCTCAACCCCAAGCCCGGCGGCACTGGCCCCGTAGGTATGGGCAAAGTGCAGTACATCATCCCCGACTTTATCCTAACCCACGACAACGGCCAGTTCAACCTGACGCTCAACTCCCGCAACGCTCCTGATTTGCGCGTGTCGCCGGCCTACACCGAGATGTTTCAGGCCTATGACAAGGCCTCGAAGAAGGACAAGAAGATGAAGGAGGCCGTGACCTTTGTAAAGCAGAAGCTTGACTCGGCCCGGTGGTTTATTGATGCCATTCGGCAGCGCCAGAATACCCTCCTGCGCACCATGGACTCCATTGTGCGCTACCAGCGCGACTTCTTCCAGGACGGCGACGAAAGCAAGCTGCGCCCCATGATCTTAAAGGATATTGCCACCGAAATTGGGATGGACATTTCCACGGTGAGCCGGGTCGCCAACTCAAAATCGGTGCAGACGGAGTTTGGCATTTACCCCCTGAAGTACTTCTTCTCCGAAGGCATTGCCACTGACTCGGGTGAGGACGCCAGCAGCCGCGAGGTGAAGCATATCCTGAAAGAAATCATCGAAGGCGAAAAGAAAGACCGCCCCCTCTCCGATGATAAGCTGGAGAAAATGCTTAACGCCCGTGGCTACAATATTGCCCGCCGCACGGTGGCTAAGTACCGCGAGCAGCTGAATATTCCGGTGGCCCGCCTCCGGAAAGAGCTCTAG
- a CDS encoding FAD-dependent oxidoreductase gives MPPEIDLAPADALQDGDMRTFTAQDTEVLLIRRQGQYLALAAHCPHYGAPLEKGRIVNDQLVCPWHHACFQVTDGHLCQPPALDKLPSYPVRVADGRVWVQVPRKPAASADSPEKTPTALVGGEAPPPHAAAPDTRTFVLVGGGAAGQFAAQTLRTEGFGGRIVLVTGQEEPPYDRTKLSKGFLAGKTDKTGLPLRKPEFYAEHQIEVEPARVTGLNQHKQELQLSSQETLRYDALLLAPGSQPNLLPKLPGRELEGVLPLRTVEDATALRQAASGAQRIVIIGASFIGMEAAASLTNEQRHVTVVAQEAEPFERILGPKIGRAFRNLHRRQGVRFKSEAAVAALEGENGRVVAVRLESGQRLPADVVVLGVGVRPATDFLAEVLDLEKDGGLRVDANLCAAEHIYAAGDVAMFPLTGGLGQHRIEHWRMAQQQGACAARNMLGRQEAFTAVPFFWTQQYGKSLRYAGHASGWDEIIFHGDVRRLDFLALYSLNNRIVAAAAMNRDDDMICIEALLQQDRMPTPTAARKKISWSKLLEQVAPWA, from the coding sequence ATGCCTCCTGAAATTGACTTGGCCCCCGCCGACGCCCTACAAGATGGTGACATGCGCACCTTCACGGCCCAGGACACCGAAGTGCTCTTGATCCGCCGCCAAGGGCAATACCTGGCGCTGGCGGCGCACTGTCCGCACTACGGGGCGCCGCTGGAAAAGGGGCGTATTGTAAACGACCAGCTGGTGTGCCCCTGGCACCATGCCTGTTTCCAGGTGACGGATGGGCACTTGTGCCAGCCACCGGCCCTAGATAAGTTGCCCAGCTACCCCGTGCGAGTAGCGGATGGCAGAGTGTGGGTGCAGGTGCCACGCAAGCCAGCGGCTTCAGCAGATAGTCCGGAGAAAACCCCCACGGCCCTGGTAGGCGGCGAGGCACCACCACCGCACGCCGCCGCACCTGATACGCGGACTTTTGTGCTGGTAGGTGGCGGAGCGGCCGGGCAGTTTGCGGCGCAAACCCTGCGCACCGAGGGTTTCGGGGGCCGCATAGTACTGGTTACGGGCCAAGAAGAGCCACCCTACGACCGTACCAAACTGAGTAAGGGTTTCTTGGCTGGTAAAACCGATAAAACTGGGCTGCCGCTACGCAAGCCCGAGTTCTATGCTGAACACCAAATTGAGGTAGAACCGGCCCGCGTCACGGGCCTGAACCAGCATAAGCAGGAGCTACAGCTCAGCAGCCAGGAAACACTGCGGTATGATGCCTTGTTGCTGGCCCCCGGCAGCCAGCCCAATCTGCTGCCCAAATTGCCGGGGCGCGAACTGGAGGGCGTACTGCCCCTACGAACCGTCGAAGATGCCACCGCCCTGCGCCAGGCCGCCAGCGGTGCCCAGCGTATCGTTATCATTGGCGCAAGCTTTATTGGGATGGAAGCTGCCGCCAGCCTCACGAATGAGCAACGGCATGTTACCGTAGTAGCCCAGGAAGCCGAGCCATTTGAGCGAATCTTAGGGCCGAAAATTGGCCGGGCATTCCGAAATCTACACCGCCGCCAGGGCGTACGCTTCAAGTCAGAAGCTGCCGTAGCCGCGCTGGAGGGTGAGAACGGGCGGGTAGTGGCTGTACGGCTAGAGTCGGGGCAGCGCCTCCCCGCCGATGTAGTAGTGCTGGGCGTAGGCGTGCGGCCCGCCACCGATTTTCTGGCGGAAGTGCTGGACCTGGAGAAGGATGGTGGCCTACGCGTAGATGCTAACTTGTGCGCGGCCGAACACATCTACGCCGCCGGTGATGTAGCCATGTTCCCGCTAACCGGTGGCCTAGGCCAACACCGCATTGAGCACTGGCGCATGGCGCAGCAGCAAGGCGCTTGCGCCGCCCGCAACATGCTGGGCCGGCAGGAGGCATTTACCGCCGTGCCCTTTTTCTGGACCCAGCAGTACGGCAAAAGTTTGCGCTACGCCGGCCACGCCAGCGGCTGGGACGAAATCATTTTTCACGGCGACGTGCGTCGCCTCGATTTCCTGGCCCTCTACTCCCTCAACAACCGCATAGTGGCCGCCGCCGCCATGAACCGCGACGACGACATGATCTGTATTGAGGCCTTGCTCCAGCAGGACCGCATGCCCACCCCCACCGCAGCCCGCAAGAAAATCAGCTGGAGCAAGCTGCTGGAGCAGGTGGCGCCATGGGCTTAG
- a CDS encoding LytR/AlgR family response regulator transcription factor, producing the protein MAAPVLTCAIIDDEEINRLTLEHYISLTDSLNLVVSLDDALQGLNYFRAGNRVDVLFLDVQMPQLSGLDMLRVLPDPPIVILTTAHEDFAVDAFDLRVTDYLVKPFDYARFSRAVQRALQQHTAPAAVAAAPATPTAPPDNDLFVKVNNKMVRINFDEVIYIEALSDYVIIVTEKQKYIVYTTMKALDARLPFDHFVRVHRSYILNMRRIEAIEDGSAVVPGGHHVPIGKSYQEAFFRKLNRI; encoded by the coding sequence ATGGCTGCTCCCGTCCTGACTTGCGCCATCATTGATGATGAAGAGATTAACCGGCTCACGCTGGAGCACTACATCTCTCTGACTGACTCACTCAACTTGGTGGTTTCGCTGGATGATGCCTTGCAGGGGCTTAATTATTTCCGGGCCGGTAATCGGGTAGATGTGCTATTCTTGGATGTGCAGATGCCGCAGTTAAGTGGCCTAGATATGCTACGGGTACTGCCCGATCCGCCCATTGTTATCCTGACCACTGCCCATGAAGATTTTGCCGTAGATGCCTTCGATCTGCGGGTGACCGACTACCTGGTAAAGCCCTTCGACTATGCCCGCTTCAGCCGGGCCGTGCAGCGGGCCCTGCAGCAGCACACTGCGCCGGCAGCCGTGGCGGCGGCACCCGCTACCCCCACCGCTCCGCCCGACAACGACCTCTTTGTGAAGGTCAATAACAAGATGGTGCGCATCAACTTCGATGAGGTTATCTACATTGAAGCCTTGTCGGACTATGTTATTATTGTGACGGAGAAGCAGAAATACATTGTGTATACCACCATGAAGGCCTTGGATGCCCGCCTGCCCTTTGATCATTTTGTGCGGGTGCACCGCTCTTACATCTTGAATATGCGCCGTATAGAGGCTATTGAAGATGGATCGGCAGTAGTGCCTGGTGGTCATCATGTGCCAATCGGCAAGTCATATCAGGAGGCTTTCTTCCGGAAGCTTAACCGCATCTAG